The stretch of DNA CTTTATCCAAcaagtttctcttttttatatatatatagtatgtgtTTCGCTCTCAACGTTTCCCAATTAAAAATCACACTCCACTTTGAATCTTCCACTTATACTATTCTTTTGTCttcaacacaacacaaaatttccaacttttttcttgttcttgtagccCAATAGCTTTTGGTGCATAAAGAGGGAAACATTACATCTTACTACGGATAATCGTCGTACTCAAACTTATTAATATGAATGCAACTACTTTATACTTTAAAGATTCAATATCCCCTCCCAATATGGCCTAAACAATTAAGTTAGGTTTTTCCTATTTGAATTGGAATCAGTAGTAACAACACAGTTGTAGCAAATGAgagtttattattaaaattcGATTCAACGAACTAATCATACAGTACTGAAAGTATAGACCACTATTACGTTAACTcacgtaattttttttattttttttatttttttgcatatatataaaactcacATAGGCATCTTATCTATCTATTGGGTACTAGAAAAGGTCAAAAAGCTGGTACTGAGAAATGCAGAGATGGATCATAAGAATTTCAAAAGGTAGAATGATACTACTAATTGGATATGAATTGGCACTTCAAACCATTTTCGAAtcttcagtcttcttctttcccCAACCCATCGAATTCCGTTTTGACTCTTTTCACACAACGCACGCCGTTCGGCGGTTTCGTACTTGCTATATTTTACCTTATAGCTCCCTATAGCTTTCTATTCTAGTTTTTTTATCCATAATAATCTTATTTTGGACATTGTTGAACGTTTTATAAATCTTAACTTCTCGTCGTTTTTGTTACATTCTCAAACAGCATGCAGTTCCCTTTCCCCCAATTACAATTCTTAGGCCCACGGTTAGACCATTGAGCCCATCCATGCAAACAAAACAGGTATGGATCAAGACAGGATAAAAAACCTTTGTTACATGTTTTGTCTGACTTCTTGTTTCCAATGACAGTTCAGGAAGCTTAAAAAAGCTTATCGGCCACGCCAGCCGGAAACAGACTTCGGCACAAGTGAAATTGAATTTGAGGCAGCTTCTAATCTGCACAAAACACAGAAGTGCAACTGTGTTTATCTCCACACCAAAAATGCAGAAAACAGtagagagactgagagagaaGGGTGAGGGAGCTACTTTGATATTTCTTCAACAGCTTTCATGACTTCAGCGGAACTAGTTTCTAGTACCTGTCCTCCAAATACAATCTCATCTAACACTGCGTGCATCTGCAACATGTgaagaatgaaagaaaaaagaagaaataaaaagcgTTACTAGTACTACTTTAACATGGGTTTGTTTCTGGTAAGTTATCTCTAAAAAGAGTGACCAAATCAATCTGCAGTAGCATCAGCTTTTGAATATAAAATCGAGTATATGGTGGAACGGACTATTCTGTGTAAAAACCCATTACCTTGCTGTAGTTGAACACAATGTCGAGTTCACAGACATTGCTGAAGCATTTGTCCAGTGTTTCAACAGGAACTGCCAACGCAATAATTCTAACTTAGATCATCATACTATGAAAGATACCTTTTTACagctttaattaaaaaaaaaaaaaaaaatcaacgagCAGAGGAATAAGCAATGATTCGTATATAACAACAATCCGTGACAGACTTAAGTTGACTCAAGCCAAGTATACTCTCTATATTAACTAAAAGGAAAGAActacaataacaaaataaatatactcaGAGATTACATTCTATACCCGACCAGTTGAGCTGGCACACTACTCAGGCACATTTGTACTTGATTCATGGCAACAAGCTTTAATGAGAGAGCAAAGAGCCTACGACACTGCACTGCGAACAAGATACTGATTCCAAATTCTGTCTTTCCATATGGTCAAGATGTTCGAAACAAGCTAAAAACTATAGAACTATACAGACAAGCCATCTAAGATTATATTGGAATCTAAGAACAATAGCGATTGAcaatataataaaccaaaaaaaacggACCTTGAATGAGATCAAGCATAGCAAGCTCATTTTCTGAACCATCAAATACTAGCACAAAATAGAGTGTAGCATAGTGCTTGTATACAAGCCGAGAGTCCTGCAAACAAATTCAAAcgaagtcattttttttttttaaattgcagAGTCAAACAAAACCATTATCTATATAACACCATCATGAATCAAAACCATTACCGGTCCAAACAATGAATCGATCTCCAGAAAATTGCTTACGTTCTCAGGTCTACTGCACAGTACTGTCAATTACAatttaatcaaaaaccaaaactgccacaaaaaaaaaaaaaaaaaaaNNNNNNNNNNNNNNNNNNNNNNNNNNNNNNNNNNNNNNNNNNNNNNNNNNNNNNNNNNNNNNNNNNNNNNNNNNNNNNNNNNNNNNNNNNNNNNNNNNNNNNNNNNNNNNNNNNNNNNNNNNNNNNNNNNNNNNNNNNNNNNNNNNNNNNNNNNNNNNNNNNNNNNNNNNNNNNNNNNNNNNNNNNNNNNNNNNNNNNNNNNNNNNNNNNNNNNNNNNNNNNNNNNNNNNNNNNNNNNNNNNNNNNNNNNNNNNNNNNNNNNNNNNNNNNNNNNNNNNNNNNNNNNNNNNNNNNNNNNNNNNNNNNNNNNNNNNNNNNNNNNNNNNNNNNNNNNNNNNNNNNNNNNNNNNNNNNNNNNNNNNNNNNNNNNNNNNNNNNNNNNNNNNNNNNNNNNNNNNNNNNNNNNNNNNNNNNNNNNNNNNNNNNNNNNNNNNNNNNNNNNNNNNNNNNNNNNNNNNNNNNNNNNNNNNNNNNNNNNNNNNNNNNNNNNNaaaaaaaaaaaaaaaaaaaagacacttcTCAACCTAGATCTCTTAGTAATAGAGATGATGAAATTGTTAGAAAATCGAAAATACAGAGGTGATCGAGAACCTGAAAACACGCCGCGGATTAGCTCCTGCTGCTTCTCCACAGGCTGATAACCCCAAGTTTGACAAATCAAAATCGGTCAATTTGATCgaagaaaccaaaacttgaaaacaaaattgatctCAACAACCATAGCGCACCATGTAATTGTAGAATTTAGCTAGCCGTGGCTTGCCTTGtgtattcatcatcatcactgccTTTATCATCTTTCtccgtctctctttctctgaaaCTCTCAAAAACTCCGATCTCACATACTGTATTCATTCAATTCACTAGTAGGACCCTCTGTCTAGATTAGAGGCTTTTACAATTTCAATTTGATGACGACATCACAAATAATAAACCTCCACGTGTAATCAGATCCGAGTGCCCGAATTtaagagaaattcctttaaataccactaaaaaagtttttttttttaaaataccacattttagtttttttttttcaaaaataccacaaaagttttttttccaaaattaccactaacacaaaaaaactgaattttaagaatgtagattttttttttttatatttaggttgacaaatttagttttagggtttagtttttaggagtagagtttagtatttataatttaggaattagtttttagtattaaaattttatttcaattttgtggtatttttggaaaaaaatacattttagtgatagttttggaaaaaaaactaaattatagtatttttggaataaaaacctattttagtggtatttatgacaattgcaCCTAATTTAATCGGAATTTGAAAGTTCGTACTGAGTGGAGAGAAGCGCCGCCGTACTTTGCCACACGAAGAATGCTTCAAATCGGAGAAAA from Camelina sativa cultivar DH55 chromosome 9, Cs, whole genome shotgun sequence encodes:
- the LOC104710058 gene encoding AP-3 complex subunit sigma-like; translated protein: MIKAVMMMNTQGKPRLAKFYNYMPVEKQQELIRGVFSVLCSRPENVSNFLEIDSLFGPDSRLVYKHYATLYFVLVFDGSENELAMLDLIQVPVETLDKCFSNVCELDIVFNYSKMHAVLDEIVFGGQVLETSSAEVMKAVEEISKLEAASNSISLVPKSVSGWRGR